In one Variovorax sp. PBL-H6 genomic region, the following are encoded:
- a CDS encoding TraB/VirB10 family protein, producing MSDDKKPGLFINNKSKAAPASASAIKVGGKQKNVQRRWLYVAVGLAGVAVISTAAFSDKKSNLPDGPKKEAAMINVTPPNADKVAFEAKFGKDLEGFKQMLEQLKSDNLSLKERVAQQDLAARNAAANGGTGARSNTPLPAGVVPPPSQGNSGGIGSLAAPEAPPPPPAAPARPAGGIPIPAGPGASGASLPPITPTMQSAPVAPMVFEVKDTSAAVAPAGGPSVNSKISYKKNESAGLLPAGGFAPVVLLNGLDAGTSVTTQSNPMPVLMNVTEQATLPGAAKYRLKNCFVLGNGYGDLSAERVYVRFNRLSCVDKGDRLILSQEVAGYVVDSDGKLGLRGKVMDRQGARLGKALLAGFAQGLSGALGQAQGTVTSNLSTGSTMSSLGGAAALRASGLSGAQTAAQQIAEFYLKEAQAIFPVVSIDTGRTGTIVFTNSVSLNWGTGESQFVQEVKPNN from the coding sequence ATGAGTGACGACAAAAAGCCAGGACTGTTCATCAACAACAAGTCGAAGGCGGCACCCGCGTCCGCATCGGCCATCAAGGTCGGCGGCAAGCAAAAGAACGTCCAACGTCGCTGGCTCTATGTCGCCGTCGGCCTGGCGGGCGTCGCCGTCATCAGCACGGCCGCCTTCTCCGACAAGAAGTCGAACTTGCCCGATGGCCCGAAGAAAGAGGCGGCCATGATTAACGTGACCCCGCCCAACGCGGACAAGGTGGCGTTCGAGGCCAAGTTCGGCAAGGACTTGGAGGGCTTCAAGCAAATGCTGGAGCAGCTCAAGTCCGACAACCTCTCGCTGAAGGAGCGCGTCGCGCAGCAAGACCTTGCTGCCCGGAATGCGGCTGCCAACGGCGGCACCGGTGCAAGGTCGAATACGCCCCTGCCTGCCGGCGTCGTGCCCCCACCCAGCCAAGGCAACAGTGGCGGCATCGGCTCGCTCGCAGCACCAGAGGCTCCCCCGCCGCCTCCGGCTGCGCCCGCGCGGCCGGCAGGGGGGATTCCCATTCCCGCAGGCCCCGGTGCGTCTGGCGCTTCGCTGCCTCCCATTACGCCAACGATGCAATCCGCCCCGGTCGCACCGATGGTCTTCGAGGTGAAGGACACCAGCGCTGCAGTCGCACCCGCAGGAGGCCCCTCCGTCAACTCGAAGATTTCGTACAAGAAGAACGAGTCTGCCGGGCTCCTGCCGGCAGGCGGCTTCGCACCCGTCGTGCTGCTCAACGGCCTGGACGCGGGTACGTCGGTGACGACGCAATCGAATCCGATGCCTGTTCTGATGAACGTGACGGAGCAGGCCACGCTGCCTGGTGCCGCCAAGTACCGCCTCAAGAACTGCTTCGTGCTGGGCAACGGCTACGGCGACCTGTCTGCCGAGCGGGTGTACGTGCGGTTCAATCGCCTCTCGTGCGTGGATAAGGGCGACCGCCTGATTCTGTCGCAGGAAGTCGCAGGCTACGTGGTGGACAGTGACGGGAAGCTAGGGCTTCGCGGCAAAGTGATGGACCGTCAAGGCGCACGCCTTGGCAAGGCGCTCCTCGCTGGTTTTGCACAGGGTCTCTCCGGTGCACTGGGTCAGGCCCAGGGCACCGTGACGTCCAACCTGTCGACAGGCTCCACTATGAGCTCGTTGGGCGGTGCGGCGGCGTTGCGGGCGTCCGGCCTCTCTGGCGCTCAAACGGCAGCGCAGCAAATCGCGGAGTTCTACCTGAAAGAGGCGCAAGCCATCTTCCCGGTGGTGTCCATCGACACCGGACGAACCGGGACCATCGTCTTCACCAACAGCGTCTCGCTGAACTGGGGAACGGGTGAGTCGCAGTTCGTTCAAGAAGTCAAGCCGAACAACTGA
- a CDS encoding type-F conjugative transfer system secretin TraK: MALALVAGLALSATAFAAPAKKQVEPVKGATIELPEPGVVTVSDYEFNTFVFSEPAKRFIFPAGSPVSGDPITLSGGTQVLLQFTRGADRPVQMVVELQSGKVEKLRVVPKAVPGITYPVNGARLKPPSAARTQGPLVSDGQKGSSPRGADIELLKTLTTGGEPPSGFEPVSLPRPTRFDKFTVVPMAGWSDGAKRILVFSLVAAQDQTAVVSPNQFYREGINAVLLDGDTVDANSSPQLFVVEELGDE; this comes from the coding sequence GTGGCTCTGGCACTCGTCGCTGGGCTTGCGCTCTCGGCTACGGCATTCGCTGCCCCCGCGAAGAAGCAAGTCGAGCCCGTCAAGGGTGCCACCATCGAACTGCCCGAGCCGGGCGTCGTGACGGTGTCCGACTACGAATTCAATACCTTCGTCTTCAGCGAACCTGCAAAGCGCTTCATCTTCCCGGCGGGCTCGCCTGTCTCCGGCGACCCAATCACGCTCTCGGGCGGTACCCAGGTACTGCTGCAGTTCACGCGTGGTGCCGACCGCCCGGTACAGATGGTGGTGGAGCTGCAAAGCGGCAAGGTAGAGAAGTTGCGCGTGGTGCCCAAGGCTGTGCCAGGCATCACTTACCCAGTGAATGGTGCTCGACTCAAGCCCCCGTCTGCCGCGCGCACCCAAGGCCCTCTCGTGAGCGACGGACAAAAGGGGTCCTCGCCGCGCGGCGCGGATATCGAGCTGCTGAAGACGCTGACGACTGGCGGCGAACCGCCGAGCGGCTTCGAGCCCGTGAGCCTCCCCCGGCCGACCCGTTTCGACAAGTTCACGGTCGTACCAATGGCGGGCTGGAGCGACGGCGCCAAGCGAATCTTGGTTTTCTCGCTGGTTGCTGCACAGGACCAGACCGCCGTGGTCAGCCCGAATCAGTTCTACCGTGAAGGCATCAACGCTGTGCTGCTGGACGGCGACACCGTGGACGCAAACAGCAGCCCGCAACTGTTCGTAGTGGAGGAGCTCGGCGATGAGTGA